One Rhinolophus sinicus isolate RSC01 linkage group LG06, ASM3656204v1, whole genome shotgun sequence DNA window includes the following coding sequences:
- the BAD gene encoding bcl2-associated agonist of cell death: MFQIPEFEQSEQEDSSPADRGLGPSPTGDQPPGPGKHLCTAPVLLGEAGHQQGQPASSSHHGGAGSVEPRSRHSSYPAGTEEDEEMEEEEPSPFRGRSRSAPPNLWAAQRYGRELRRMSDEFEGSFKGLPRPKSAGTATQMRQNASWTRIFQSLWRGGSASSQ, from the exons ATGTTCCAGATCCCAGAGTTTGAGCAGAGTGAGCAGGAAGACTCCAGCCCTGCAGATAGGGGcttgggccccagccccacaggaGACCAGCCCCCAGGTCCAGGCAAGCACCTGTGTACGGCCCCGGTCCTCCTGGGGGAAGCTGGTCACCAACAGGGACAGCCCGCCAGCAGCAGCCACCATGGAG GCGCTGGGTCTGTGGAGCCCCGGAGTCGCCACAGCTCGTACCCCGCGGGGACCGAGGAAGATgaagagatggaggaggaggagcccagCCCCTTCCGGGGCCGCTCGCGCTCAGCGCCCCCCAACCTCTGGGCTGCACAGCGCTATGGCCGGGAGCTCCGGAGGATGAGCGATGAGTTCGAGGGTTCCTTTAAG GGACTTCCTCGCCCGAAGAGCGCGGGCACAGCGACGCAGATGCGGCAAAACGCCAGCTGGACACGCATCTTCCAGTCCTTGTGGAGAGGAGGCTCCGCCTCCTCCCAATGA